A stretch of Aedes aegypti strain LVP_AGWG chromosome 2, AaegL5.0 Primary Assembly, whole genome shotgun sequence DNA encodes these proteins:
- the LOC5578957 gene encoding L-aminoadipate-semialdehyde dehydrogenase-phosphopantetheinyl transferase → MSLRNGGHVRWAFDLTSWRPCLTDLLLATSCIQPEEKARLAKFVFRDDFNASLIGRLMMRRFVHLATGLQYDQIQFDRDLKGKPFLKNEGYVIDFNVSHQGRYSVLAGLVTARDELTDRRAPKIGVDVMKIEYSGGKPLGEFFRLMNRNFSDDEWRYIKGQSSEAEQLEAFMRNWCLKESYVKNVGVGITVDLRKISFSIGSKVLDTKKVVCDSTLKLNDELLKDWRFEESLIDKDHCVAVALENFPLDADLTENCFEVIGFDALIEGHKPLLAIDENYCDVIINKEYKRSK, encoded by the coding sequence ATGTCCCTACGCAATGGTGGTCATGTACGCTGGGCCTTTGACCTGACCAGCTGGCGACCCTGTTTGACGGATTTGCTGCTGGCAACGTCATGCATCCAGCCGGAGGAGAAGGCCCGGCTGGCGAAATTTGTTTTCCGCGACGACTTCAACGCTTCACTGATCGGGCGATTGATGATGCGACGGTTCGTCCATCTGGCCACCGGGCTGCAGTACGACCAGATCCAGTTCGATCGGGATCTGAAGGGGAAACCGTTCCTGAAGAACGAAGGCTACGTGATCGATTTCAATGTTTCGCATCAGGGTCGCTATTCGGTGCTGGCAGGGCTGGTGACAGCTAGGGATGAGTTGACAGATCGCAGGGCGCCGAAGATTGGCGTTGACGTGATGAAAATCGAGTACAGCGGAGGGAAACCGTTGGGGGAGTTTTTCAGGCTGATGAATCGGAACTTTTCCGATGACGAGTGGCGATACATTAAGGGGCAATCAAGCGAAGCAGAACAGTTGGAAGCATTTATGCGAAATTGGTGTTTGAAGGAGAGTTATGTTAAGAACGTTGGCGTCGGGATTACGGTTGACTTGAGAAAGATAAGTTTCTCTATTGGTAGCAAGGTTTTGGACACCAAAAAGGTTGTCTGTGATAGTACACTGAAGTTGAACGATGAGCTGCTGAAAGATTGGCGTTTCGAAGAATCTCTGATCGATAAAGATCACTGTGTGGCTGTGGCTTTGGAGAACTTCCCGCTGGATGCAGACCTAACGGAGAACTGCTTCGAAGTTATCGGTTTCGACGCACTTATAGAAGGCCATAAGCCACTTTTGGCAATCGATGAAAACTACTGCGATGTTATTATCAATAAGGAATATAAGAGATCTAAATAA